From the Polaribacter huanghezhanensis genome, the window ATCAATAGCGTTTTCTAACAATTCTTTTACAACAGAAGCAGGTCTTTGAACAACTTCTCCTGCAGCAATTTGATTGGCAACATGATCTGGTAATAATTGAATAATATCTGACATCTAATTCTTAAAAAAGATGGATATATCAAAATCTATGATAAATAAGAAGACAAGAGTTAAAATAGCTATAATTGTAAGCAAAGTTTTATTTACGCCTTTTCCTCTAAATCCTTTCAATTCATCCCACGCAGTAAATAATTTAGTTTTTAAGCCTTTGTTTTTACCAACTGTTGTTCTGTATTCATCAAACTTATGTTTAATTTCATAAGGATTTCCTTCTCCTTGATAAAATCTAGGTTTGTAATCAAATTTTTTATTGGTGCGCTTTAAAAATCCCATAATTAGTGTAAATGAATTAAGATTATTGATTTTTTTATTACAAAAATCAAACCAACTTAAGCTTATGAGTCAAATTTACAGAATAAAAAAGAAGTGGTCAAGGATTGTTAAAAAGTATCTTGTTAAAACTGTCTTAATGCAGCCATTTTTATCGCAGCAACAGCACACTCAATTCCTTTGTTTCCTAATTTACCGCCAGATCTATCAATAGATTGTTGTTTGGTATTGTCTGTAAGTACACAGAAAATGACAGGAACATCGTGTTTAATATTCAAATCAACAATTCCTTGTGTAACGCCTTCACAAACAAAATCGAAATGTTTTGTTTCCCCCTGAATTACATTTCCAATTGCAATAATGGCATCAACATTTTGTGATGCGATCATTTTTTTACAACCATATACCAATTCAAAACTACCAGGAACATCCCAAGAAATAATATTACTTTTTGCTGCGCCACAATCAATTAAAGTTTCGATAGCACCTTTTTGAAGATTTCTTGTAATCTCTGGATTCCATTCAGAAACAACAATCCCAAATCGAAAAGGTTTCGCATTTGGGATTGTTGCTTTATCGTAATATGATAAATTAGTTGTAGCCATGAAGCTTAGTTTTTAGCAGCAAATTCTGCGCTACTTATATACTTGTCTATATCTCCAGCTTGAGAAGAAGTTGGAAATTCTGATTTTATTCTTTTAAATAATGTTAATGCTTGATTATAATCTTTTAAATTCATTGAAAGCTGTGCAGCTTTAAATAAAAATAATGGAGTTGTATAATTGTTTACTTTTTTTGTTGCTTTTAAATAATAATCAACCGCATCTTTATATTGGTTGATGTCTGCAAAAGCATCTCCAACTGCACCTAAAGCAACAGGGCCAATAGCAAAATCATCCGAAGAAAATTCGCTTAAATATTGAATTGCTTTATCGTATTTTTTTAATTTTAAATAAGAAAGACCCGCATAATAGTTTGCTAAATTTCCTGCTGAAGTTCCACTATAAGTATTCGCAATATCAACAAAACCATATTTTCCGTCTGCACCTTCTAAACCTAAGTTTAATAAAGAATCTACGCCAACAGAAACGGTATTTGCTTCGTTAAAATATTTTCTTGGAAACGACAATTCGTTTGCAGCTTCTTTTTCAGTTGGTTCAAGTACATATTTACTGTACCCTAAATACCCTAAAATTGCAACAGCAACTAAAACTAAACCATAAAATAAAGGCTTACTGTTTTTTTCTATCCATTTCTCAGATCTCGATGCAGTTTCGTCTAAAGTATTAAATACTTCTGCCGTTGCACTTTGCTCTTGAGCTTGTTCTCTATTGTCTTTTGGTTTTGATCCTCTTTTCTTGTATGTTGCCATGTTCGCTAAAAAATTAGTAGGGGCAAAAATAGTTTATTTTATTGGATTTTAAAAACAGATAATTCGCTAAATTTTCAATAATTTGCAATTTCTTACTATAGATAATAAGGATTCATGTATTTGCAAAAAATTTATTTGGTCAATTTTAAAAATATTTCTTCTCAAACATTTGATTTTCAGGAGAAAATAAATTGTTTCGTAGGCAATAATGGCGTTGGTAAAACCAATGTCTTAGACGCAATTTATTATTTATCTTTTGCAAAAAGTTACTTTAATTCGGTTGCTTTGCAGAATATTAGACACGGAGAAGATTTTTTTATGATAGAAGGCAACTATATTTTAGGAGAAAGAGACGAAAAAATTGTGTGTAGTTTAAAAAAAGGGCAGAAAAAAGTTTTAAAAAGAAATGGGAAAACCTACGAGAAATTTTCTGAACATATCGGGCAATTACCGTTGGTAATTATTTCTCCTGCGGATAGAGATTTAATTGTTGAAGGAAGTGAAACCAGAAGAAAATTTATAGACGGAGTTATTTCTCAGCAAGACAAAGAATATTTACAAAGTTTAATTCAATATAATAAAGTTGTAAGTCAGCGAAACGCGTTGTTAAAATATTTTGCAGCCAATAGAACTTTTGATGCACTGAATTTAAAGATTTACGATGAACAATTAATTTCTTTCGGAACCATTATCTATAACAAACGCAAAAAGTTTTTAGACAGCTTTGTGCCTATATTTAATGAAAAATATCAACTAATTTCTGAAGATAAAGAAAAGGTAAATTTGGTATACAAAAGTCAGTTAGAAACCCTATCTTTTGAAAAATTACTAACGCAAAATTTAGAAAAAGATAAAATTTTGCAGTATACTTCAGTTGGAATTCATAAAGATGATTTAAGTTTTGAAATTGGTGGTTATCCGATTAAAAAATTTGGTTCTCAAGGGCAGCAGAAATCGTATTTAATTGCATTAAAGTTGGCGCAATTTCAATTTATAAAAGAACAAGCATCTGTAGTTCCTATTTTGTTATTGGATGATGTTTTTGATAAATTAGACGAGCACAGAGTTTCACAAATAATTAAATTGGTAAATAAAGACGAATTTGGTCAGATATTTATTACCGATACACACGCAGAAAGAACTGAAGAAGTTATTAAAAAAAGTAATAAACCCTATCAGATATTTAAGTTGTAAAACTAAAGTTAGAGAGTTGTAAAGTGTGAAAAAAGTTTCAAAGTAGCAAAGTGGTAAAGTTACAGAGGGATTACAGCGTAAAAGCGTAAAGAAGTTTGTAAAAATATTGAATAAGTTATTTTTCACTAATCACTAATCACTAATCACTAATCACCAAATCATGGCAAAAAGAGAAAATGATGCTTTTTCGGTAAAAGATTTAATGGGTTCTTTTATAAAAGAAAACAACCTTTCTAAAGGAATGCAAAAATTGAAAATTGAAGAAATTTGGGCAAAACTAATGGGGCAAGGCGTTGTTTCTTATACAGAAAAAGTGCAGTTGCAAAATAAAACCTTGGTCATTTCTTTATCGTCTTCTGTTTTACGTGAAGAGTTGAGTTATGGTAAAGATAAAATCATTAAACTGATGAACGAAGAGATGGGTGAGGAGCTGATTTCTAAAATTATGCTTGTTTAATTTCAATTATCAGTTATCAGTTATCAATTATAATGAATATATGGCTGTCTTTCTGAGCGGAGTCGAAGGCTCTTTTATAAGTACTTATTTTAAAACAAAAAAACTCGTTGCAATTGCAACGAGTTTTTATAGTTAAGCGTTTTATTAGGATGTAATCCTTAAAACATTTCTCTTCCTGAAAAATGAAAAGCACCTTCAATAGCAGCATTTTCATCAGAATCAGAACCATGTACAGCATTTTCTCCAATAGAAGTTGCGTATAATTTTCTGATTGTTCCTTCAGCAGCTTCCGCTGGATTTGTAGCACCGATTAAAGCTCTAAAATCTTCAACTGCGTTGTCTTTTTCTAAGATTGCGGCAACAATTGCTCCGCGTGTCATAAATTCTACTAACTCACCAAAAAATGGACGCTCGTTATGCACAGCATAAAAAGCTTCAGCATCTGTTTTTGTCATTTGAGTTAATTTCAAAGCAACAATTCTAAAACCTGCTGCGTTAATTTTTTCTAAGATTGCTCCGATGTGTCCGTTTTCAACGCCATCAGGCTTAATCATTGTAAATGTTCTATTTGTTGCCATCTCTAATTTTAAAAATTTTGTGCAAAAGTACAGTTTTATCTGTTAACTGCAAGTTAATTATAACTTTTGAGTGTGTTCTTAGCGTAAAACAGGATTTTTTTTGTGTATTTGCATCGTAATTTCGCTTGCTTTACATCGGGTTTTATGATTTTGTAGCTCTAAAACGTGAGTTAGAAGGGGTTTATTACAAATTTTTCTGCTGCTTTTTACAATTGATTTAACACAAATCTAAGATTTATTTGTTTAGCAAATTTGGGATTATGTCGTATATTCGCAGCTTATGGAGAAAGGACAATTACATAAATTACAATCGTTTTTATCAACCAAAAAAAACATTGTAATTGTACCACACAGAAATCCTGATGGAGATGCAATGGGTTCAACTTTGGCGTTGTGTCAATACTTTAACTCTAAAAATCATTCAGCGACTGTTGTTGCGCCAAATGAATATCCAGATTTTTTGCGTTGGTTACCAGGAAGCGAAAAAGTAATTTTATTTGACAAACAAAATAAACAAGCAAAAAGAGCGATTGAAGCTTCTGATATTATTTTCTTGCTAGATTTTAATGCGCTGCATAGGGTTGGAGACGACATGGCAAAAACATTAGAAGTGTATAAAAATGATTTTGCAATGATAGATCATCATCAACAACCAGATGATGTAGCTACCTATTTGTATTCTGATACTTCAATTTGTTCAACGGCGCAAATGGTGTATCATTTTTTAGAGATGTTAAACGATACAGATGCTATTACAAAAGATATTGCGACGTGTTTGTACACAGGAATAATGACAGATACGGGTTCGTTTCGTTTTAGATCTACAACGAGCGAAACGCACAGAATTGTTGCAAAGTTGATTGAAAAAGGAGCAGAGAATGATAAAATTCACAGCAATGTGTACGATTCTAATTCGTACAACAGACTGTTGTTATTAGGTCAAGCATTAACAAATTTAAAAATTTTTCCAAAATACAAAACAGCTTTTATTACACTTTCTGAAAAAGAAAAAAAGAAGTTTCATTATAAAAAAGGAGATACAGAAGGAGTTGTAAATTATGCACTTTCTTTACACGATATTGTTTTTGCGGCTATTTTTATTGAAGATGAAGAGCAGAAAATAATTAAAATATCTTTTCGTTCTAAAGGAAGTTTTTCTGTAAATCAGTTTGCTAGAAATTATTTTAATGGCGGCGGACATGATAATGCTGCTGGAGGGAAATCGGATCTTTCACTTAAAAAAACAGTTGCCTATTTTACCTCATTATTACCAAATTATAAAAATGAATTACAAGATTCTTATGAAGAATAGCGCAATTTTATTTTTAAGTGTAGTATTGTTTTTTTCTTGTAAAGAACAAGAAGCGAGAAGACCAATTGTGCAAAAAACGGCAACAATATTGTCAGAAACTTTAGATCAAAAGAAAAAATTAATCGCTCTAGAAAATAAGGTAATCGAAAATTATATAGCACAAGACTCTACGAAACAATATCATGTAGCTTCGTATGGATTTTGGTATTCTTATATTACACAAAAACAATTAGAAACCCAAACACCTAAAATAGGAGATGTTGTAGAAATATCATACAACATAACAAATTTATATGGAAATGTTTTTTATGCTAAAGACGAATTAGGGATAAAAAAATACAAAATAGATAAAGAAGATTTTATTCCTGCATTACAAGAGGGAATAAAATTGATGAAAGTAGGAGAAACCATTACATTTGTCATTCCGTCTTACAGAGCTTTTGGCCTAGTTGGCGATGAACATAAAATAGGTGTCAATCAAACCATAAAAAGTACAGTAACATTAATAAAAATTATAAAAAAATGAAAATAGTAAAAACGTTAGCATTACTTATTTTAACAATAGGATTGGTTTCTTGTAATCCTAAATATAAAACGAAGAAGCTAGACTCTAAATTAGATTCTGTTAGTTACGCTTTAGGTGTAGATTTAGCAATAAAAATAAAAACCAGTTTTGGAAAAATAGATACAGATTTGTTTGTCCAAGGGTATTTGAATGCAACAGATTCTTCAGGCTTATTATTAAAAAAACAAGATTTAAATATTATTAATAAATACATACAACAAAAACGCATTGAAAAAACTAATAGAGAGCAGCAAAAATCTAAAGCTGAAGTTGAAAAAAAATTCGGATCAGTTAAAAAACTTGGGGAAGAATTTTTAGCTTATAATAAAAAGAAAGCAGGAATAATTACTACTAAAAGTGGCTTGCAGTATAAAATTATAAAAGAAGGTAAAGGAAAAAAACCGACAGCAATGTCAACTGTTAAAGTACATTATACTGGAGAACTAATTAATGGAACTGTATTTGAAAGTTCTAGAAGCAATAAAAAACCTTCAGAGTTTAAAGTATATGAAGTTATAAAAGGCTGGACAGAAGGCTTACAATTAATGAGAGAAGGCGCAAAATATCGTTTCTTTATCCCGCAAGAATTAGCTTATGGCTCAATGTATAAAAGCAAATTAATTCAACCTTTTACCGCATTGATATTTGATTTAGAGTTAATAGAAATAGTAAAAAAATAACCAATTCAAACAACAATTAAATTATGAAATTTTTTAAATACTTTTTTGTAACTGCAGTTTTACTTGTAGCTTCATGTAAACCAGCAAAATATCCTGACTTAAAAGACGGATTGTATGCCGATATTGAAACGAATAAAGGAGATATTGTATTAAAATTATATCAAGAAGATGTGCCATTAGCAGTGTCTAACTTCGTTACTTTGGCAGAAGGAACAAATCCAAGTGTATCGGATTCTTTAAAAGGAGAAAAATATTATGATGGATTAATATTTCATAGAGTTTTAAAAGATTTTATGATTCAAGGTGGCGATCCTTTAGCAAACGGAACAGGTGGTCCTGGTTATTTTTTCGAAGATGAATTCCCAAAAGATTCTCTAGGGAATTTAAAGTATAAACACGATGCTGCTGGAGTATTATCTATGGCAAATGGTGGACCGGGAATGAACGGAAGTCAGTTTTTTATCACACATAAAGAAACACCTTGGTTAGATGGAATTCATTCTGTTTTTGGAAAAGTTGAAATAGGACAAGATATTGTAAATGCAATTGAAGTAAAAGATACGATTAAACACGTAACAATACTAAGAGTTGGAAGCAAAGCAAAGGGGTTTGATGCGGTAAAAGTTTTTGAAACAGAAATGAAAAACTCAGTTGCAGCAAAACAAAAAAGAATTGAAGATGCTAAAAAGGCAGAAGTTGTTAGATATACTCAATTTTTAAAAGACAAAGAAGTATATCAAAAAGCGCAAGGAATTGATAAAGCGACAAAAATGGCTTCTGGATTGCGTATTCTAACACTTAAAAAAGGGAGAGGAAAAAAGTTTTCTCCAATAACACCAACCACAATTCATTACAACATGTTGTTAGCTAACGGAAAATCAATTCAATCTACATATGGTAAAGATGCATTTACATTTACATTAAGTCAACAACCAATGATTTCTGGAGTTAACGAAGCAATTTTAAATATGAGACAAGGCGGAAAAGTACGCTTATTTATTCCGTATAACTTAGGTTATGGAGATAAAGCTTATGGACCTTTTCCTGCAAAATCTGATTTAGTTTTTGAACTAGAAATTGTAAAAGTAGGAAAGGAATAGATGTTTGATATTCTAATACAAAAAGACAAACAATTACTAATCTATTTAAATAGTTTAGGAAGCGAACAATGGGATCCGTTTTGGTTATTTATTACAAATCAATTAAATTGGGCTCCCTTGTTTTTGCTAATTATTTTTTTAATTTTTAAAAATTTTGGTTGGAAAAAAGGAGGATTTATTTTCCTTTTTGTAATTTTATTGGTTGCATTTTCTGATCAATTTACAAACGTTATTCGTGGAATTTTTGAACGTTTACGACCAAATAACGATCCAAGTATTAAGCATGCTTTAAGAACATTAATTACGCCCCAGAGTTATAGTTTTACCTCTGGTCATGCAACAACATCCATGACATTTTCTGTATTTGTTTATTTCTTGTTTAGAGACACCTATAAATACATGAAATTTATATTTATATTTCCAATTTTCTTTGCCTATAGTAGATTATATCTAGGAGTTCATTTTCCGATTGATATTTTAACCGGAGCAACTATTGGAACAATTTTAGGTTTTTCTGCTTTTAAATTGCAGCAATCTTTAGTAAAAAAAATATTTACTGCTTAGTTTTCTTGTTGTTATAATACAAGTATTTTGTAGCATTATAATAACCTCTTAAAAGGCTATCCATTTGTTTGG encodes:
- a CDS encoding DHH family phosphoesterase, whose amino-acid sequence is MEKGQLHKLQSFLSTKKNIVIVPHRNPDGDAMGSTLALCQYFNSKNHSATVVAPNEYPDFLRWLPGSEKVILFDKQNKQAKRAIEASDIIFLLDFNALHRVGDDMAKTLEVYKNDFAMIDHHQQPDDVATYLYSDTSICSTAQMVYHFLEMLNDTDAITKDIATCLYTGIMTDTGSFRFRSTTSETHRIVAKLIEKGAENDKIHSNVYDSNSYNRLLLLGQALTNLKIFPKYKTAFITLSEKEKKKFHYKKGDTEGVVNYALSLHDIVFAAIFIEDEEQKIIKISFRSKGSFSVNQFARNYFNGGGHDNAAGGKSDLSLKKTVAYFTSLLPNYKNELQDSYEE
- a CDS encoding nucleoside-diphosphate kinase encodes the protein MATNRTFTMIKPDGVENGHIGAILEKINAAGFRIVALKLTQMTKTDAEAFYAVHNERPFFGELVEFMTRGAIVAAILEKDNAVEDFRALIGATNPAEAAEGTIRKLYATSIGENAVHGSDSDENAAIEGAFHFSGREMF
- a CDS encoding riboflavin synthase subunit beta; the encoded protein is MGFLKRTNKKFDYKPRFYQGEGNPYEIKHKFDEYRTTVGKNKGLKTKLFTAWDELKGFRGKGVNKTLLTIIAILTLVFLFIIDFDISIFFKN
- a CDS encoding FKBP-type peptidyl-prolyl cis-trans isomerase translates to MKIVKTLALLILTIGLVSCNPKYKTKKLDSKLDSVSYALGVDLAIKIKTSFGKIDTDLFVQGYLNATDSSGLLLKKQDLNIINKYIQQKRIEKTNREQQKSKAEVEKKFGSVKKLGEEFLAYNKKKAGIITTKSGLQYKIIKEGKGKKPTAMSTVKVHYTGELINGTVFESSRSNKKPSEFKVYEVIKGWTEGLQLMREGAKYRFFIPQELAYGSMYKSKLIQPFTALIFDLELIEIVKK
- a CDS encoding phosphatase PAP2 family protein, giving the protein MFDILIQKDKQLLIYLNSLGSEQWDPFWLFITNQLNWAPLFLLIIFLIFKNFGWKKGGFIFLFVILLVAFSDQFTNVIRGIFERLRPNNDPSIKHALRTLITPQSYSFTSGHATTSMTFSVFVYFLFRDTYKYMKFIFIFPIFFAYSRLYLGVHFPIDILTGATIGTILGFSAFKLQQSLVKKIFTA
- the recF gene encoding DNA replication/repair protein RecF (All proteins in this family for which functions are known are DNA-binding proteins that assist the filamentation of RecA onto DNA for the initiation of recombination or recombinational repair.), with translation MYLQKIYLVNFKNISSQTFDFQEKINCFVGNNGVGKTNVLDAIYYLSFAKSYFNSVALQNIRHGEDFFMIEGNYILGERDEKIVCSLKKGQKKVLKRNGKTYEKFSEHIGQLPLVIISPADRDLIVEGSETRRKFIDGVISQQDKEYLQSLIQYNKVVSQRNALLKYFAANRTFDALNLKIYDEQLISFGTIIYNKRKKFLDSFVPIFNEKYQLISEDKEKVNLVYKSQLETLSFEKLLTQNLEKDKILQYTSVGIHKDDLSFEIGGYPIKKFGSQGQQKSYLIALKLAQFQFIKEQASVVPILLLDDVFDKLDEHRVSQIIKLVNKDEFGQIFITDTHAERTEEVIKKSNKPYQIFKL
- the gldI gene encoding gliding motility-associated peptidyl-prolyl isomerase GldI — translated: MKNSAILFLSVVLFFSCKEQEARRPIVQKTATILSETLDQKKKLIALENKVIENYIAQDSTKQYHVASYGFWYSYITQKQLETQTPKIGDVVEISYNITNLYGNVFYAKDELGIKKYKIDKEDFIPALQEGIKLMKVGETITFVIPSYRAFGLVGDEHKIGVNQTIKSTVTLIKIIKK
- a CDS encoding peptidylprolyl isomerase, which gives rise to MKFFKYFFVTAVLLVASCKPAKYPDLKDGLYADIETNKGDIVLKLYQEDVPLAVSNFVTLAEGTNPSVSDSLKGEKYYDGLIFHRVLKDFMIQGGDPLANGTGGPGYFFEDEFPKDSLGNLKYKHDAAGVLSMANGGPGMNGSQFFITHKETPWLDGIHSVFGKVEIGQDIVNAIEVKDTIKHVTILRVGSKAKGFDAVKVFETEMKNSVAAKQKRIEDAKKAEVVRYTQFLKDKEVYQKAQGIDKATKMASGLRILTLKKGRGKKFSPITPTTIHYNMLLANGKSIQSTYGKDAFTFTLSQQPMISGVNEAILNMRQGGKVRLFIPYNLGYGDKAYGPFPAKSDLVFELEIVKVGKE
- a CDS encoding DUF721 domain-containing protein, whose protein sequence is MAKRENDAFSVKDLMGSFIKENNLSKGMQKLKIEEIWAKLMGQGVVSYTEKVQLQNKTLVISLSSSVLREELSYGKDKIIKLMNEEMGEELISKIMLV
- a CDS encoding tetratricopeptide repeat protein, whose product is MATYKKRGSKPKDNREQAQEQSATAEVFNTLDETASRSEKWIEKNSKPLFYGLVLVAVAILGYLGYSKYVLEPTEKEAANELSFPRKYFNEANTVSVGVDSLLNLGLEGADGKYGFVDIANTYSGTSAGNLANYYAGLSYLKLKKYDKAIQYLSEFSSDDFAIGPVALGAVGDAFADINQYKDAVDYYLKATKKVNNYTTPLFLFKAAQLSMNLKDYNQALTLFKRIKSEFPTSSQAGDIDKYISSAEFAAKN
- the ribH gene encoding 6,7-dimethyl-8-ribityllumazine synthase — protein: MATTNLSYYDKATIPNAKPFRFGIVVSEWNPEITRNLQKGAIETLIDCGAAKSNIISWDVPGSFELVYGCKKMIASQNVDAIIAIGNVIQGETKHFDFVCEGVTQGIVDLNIKHDVPVIFCVLTDNTKQQSIDRSGGKLGNKGIECAVAAIKMAALRQF